A genome region from Arachis duranensis cultivar V14167 chromosome 6, aradu.V14167.gnm2.J7QH, whole genome shotgun sequence includes the following:
- the LOC127748539 gene encoding uncharacterized protein LOC127748539 isoform X1, whose translation MAEKVMNATNATGRSRREIGDEKFEEKQNIVTMTVACCSPIESIEILDLSHWWEGSRLRLKLTLHSNAQFSQGEPTGSVVSFFKIIRSGHIHDEKIYMKEGGYLLRVADGRTWKVTCKTWKKRDGVPSMQYKFTNKGWIKFSREMKITKDDVCLFELLDNKNSNGSSSTTIPTFNVLISYDPICIP comes from the exons ATGGCTGAGaag GTAATGAATGCCACAAATGCTACAGGAAGGTCAAGAAG AGAAATTGGAGACGAGAAATTCGAGGAGAAGCAAAATATCGTGACAATGACGGTGGCGTGCTGCAGCCCCATCGAAAGCATTGAAATCCTCGACCTGTCTCATTGGTGGGAGGGCTCGAGGCTCAGGCTAAAACTCACCTTACATAGTAAT GCCCAATTTTCACAAGGTGAACCCACTGGTAGTGTTGTTAGTTTCTTCAAAATCATTCGTAGTGGGCATATTCATGATGAGAAGATT TACATGAAGGAAGGAGGATACCTACTAAGAGTAGCAGATGGGAGGACATGGAAAGTGACGTGCAAGACTTGGAAGAAGAGAGATGGGGTGCCTTCCATGCAATACAAATTTACTAataagggttggatcaagtttaGCCGAGAAATGAAGATAACGAAGGATGATGTCTGTCTCTTTGAGCTCCTTGACAACAAGAATTCTAATGGTAGTAGCTCCACTACCATACCAACCTTCAATGTTCTAATTTCCTATGACCCCATCTGTATTCCCTAA
- the LOC127748539 gene encoding uncharacterized protein LOC127748539 isoform X2, with translation MAEKVMNATNATGRSRREIGDEKFEEKQNIVTMTVACCSPIESIEILDLSHWWEGSRLRLKLTLHSNAQFSQGEPTGSVVSFFKIIRSGHIHDEKIEVHEGRRIPTKSSRWEDMESDVQDLEEERWGAFHAIQIY, from the exons ATGGCTGAGaag GTAATGAATGCCACAAATGCTACAGGAAGGTCAAGAAG AGAAATTGGAGACGAGAAATTCGAGGAGAAGCAAAATATCGTGACAATGACGGTGGCGTGCTGCAGCCCCATCGAAAGCATTGAAATCCTCGACCTGTCTCATTGGTGGGAGGGCTCGAGGCTCAGGCTAAAACTCACCTTACATAGTAAT GCCCAATTTTCACAAGGTGAACCCACTGGTAGTGTTGTTAGTTTCTTCAAAATCATTCGTAGTGGGCATATTCATGATGAGAAGATT GAAGTACATGAAGGAAGGAGGATACCTACTAAGAGTAGCAGATGGGAGGACATGGAAAGTGACGTGCAAGACTTGGAAGAAGAGAGATGGGGTGCCTTCCATGCAATACAAATTTACTAa
- the LOC127748539 gene encoding uncharacterized protein LOC127748539 isoform X3 encodes MAEKVMNATNATGRSRREIGDEKFEEKQNIVTMTVACCSPIESIEILDLSHWWEGSRLRLKLTLHSNAQFSQGEPTGSVVSFFKIIRSGHIHDEKIELPTEFTNKCGLKLR; translated from the exons ATGGCTGAGaag GTAATGAATGCCACAAATGCTACAGGAAGGTCAAGAAG AGAAATTGGAGACGAGAAATTCGAGGAGAAGCAAAATATCGTGACAATGACGGTGGCGTGCTGCAGCCCCATCGAAAGCATTGAAATCCTCGACCTGTCTCATTGGTGGGAGGGCTCGAGGCTCAGGCTAAAACTCACCTTACATAGTAAT GCCCAATTTTCACAAGGTGAACCCACTGGTAGTGTTGTTAGTTTCTTCAAAATCATTCGTAGTGGGCATATTCATGATGAGAAGATT GAGCTTCCAACGGAATTCACAAATAAGTGTGGATTGAAACTCAGGTGA